In the genome of Dichotomicrobium thermohalophilum, one region contains:
- a CDS encoding DUF2948 family protein encodes MTALKLHALDEEDLQVISAHLQDAIMRVQEMTYLPRQQRFAAVLNRFDWLDAERGTGKQGRYQRRQSALRFDRVLDAKIQNIDRRRNDGVFELLAIQFQPTDPPGGEVLLIFAGDAAIRLTVECIEAELRDMSAAWRARRKPEHEIDDTPAQSDRTD; translated from the coding sequence ATGACGGCACTGAAGCTGCATGCGCTGGATGAGGAGGACCTGCAGGTGATCTCCGCGCATCTGCAGGACGCCATCATGCGCGTGCAGGAAATGACCTATCTCCCGCGCCAGCAACGGTTTGCCGCGGTGCTCAATCGTTTCGACTGGCTGGACGCCGAGCGCGGCACTGGCAAGCAGGGACGATATCAGCGGCGCCAGTCCGCGCTGCGCTTCGATCGCGTGCTGGATGCCAAGATCCAGAACATCGACCGGCGGCGGAATGACGGTGTCTTCGAACTGCTGGCCATCCAGTTTCAACCCACCGACCCGCCCGGTGGCGAGGTGCTCCTGATCTTTGCCGGCGATGCCGCGATCCGGCTGACGGTCGAATGCATCGAAGCCGAGCTGCGCGACATGAGCGCGGCCTGGCGCGCGCGCAGAAAGCCTGAGCACGAGATCGACGATACGCCCGCCCAATCGGACCGTACCGATTGA